The DNA region TGTGAGTGTGAAGGTGTGAAAAGGAGAGGCGTGCCAAGACAGCGCGGGAAAGATTACTGGCGAGGCAAGTGCGTCTCTCTTCCCACAGCGCCCTGGCTCGCAGCAGCCCCTGGCTGGGTGAGGGGTGTGATGTGGgaatggggtgggagggggcagcaGGCGGGGCCTGCCACGTCACTTGGAGAGTGTGCGTTGGGAAGGAAGGGCAGAGCAGAGAGCCGAGCCGCTGCAGCTGCAGCGGCTGCAGCGAAGGTTTGAGCGGCAGGGAGGTGGGTCCCGGCGCTCCCGCGCCGGGGCAGCTCTAGGGCCGGCCCCAAGGCCTGCGGCGCGGTTCGTGAATAGGAGGTGGCGGCTGTGGCCAGAAGGAGGGAACCGCGACCTTGGCCAGACTGAGCCCCGGCGTGGACGTAGGGCGGAGGCCGAGCTCCGCCAGGAGTCTTAACTGAACCGGAGGGAGGCGCATCTGGCGCTTCTCTACCAGCTGCAGCCTGGGGTCTTGAGCTGTTGGAGAAGCACAGTAGGAGCTGGGAAGAGGTAACCGTTCTGGAGGGCGGACCCTTGCGTCCGGGAGCCCAGCTTCAAGCACCCCGGGGAGCGAAGCCACGCGTCTTTTCGGGCATCCAGTTTCACACGCGCCAGCTTACTGGGTTCCAGGTATCCCAGTAAGCTCTAACACCCAGGTGCGGGCAACTGGAGGGGGCAGAGCCAAATACTCTGCGCCCAGGCCACCTCCCCAGACCTAGCAGAGACCAGGGCTCCAAGGTTCTCGCACCCAACCACCAGGTCAGATCGCGAGCTCGGAGGAGCGCGAGCCCCACCCTAAAAAGAGGGCGCAGCCGGGAGCTGGGAAGCGGGTGTCGCGCTCTAGAGGTTGTGCCGTGGGCGCCGTCCTGGTGGCGGGGAGCGCACCGAGGAGGGGACATGAGATCCGAGAAATCCCTTACGCTGGCGGCGCCGGGGGAGGTCCGTGGGCCGGAGGGGGAGCAACAGGATGCGGGAGACTTCCCGGAGACCGGCGGGGGCGGAGGCTGTTGTAGCAGCGAGCGCCTGGTGATCAATATCTCCGGGCTGCGCTTTGAGACACAATTGCGCACCCTGTCCCTGTTTCCCGACACGCTGCTGGGCGACCCCGGCCGCCGCGTCCGCTTCTTCGACCCCCTCAGGAACGAGTACTTCTTCGACCGCAACCGGCCCAGCTTTGACGCCATCCTCTACTATTACCAGTCTGGGGGCCGCCTGCGGAGGCCGGTCAATGTGCCCCTGGATATCTTCTTGGAGGAGATCCGCTTCTACCAACTGGGGGATGAAGCCCTGGCGGCCTTCCGGGAGGACGAGGGCTGCCTGCCTGAAGGTGGCGAGGACGAGAAGCCGCTGCCCTCCCAGCCCTTCCAGCGCCAGGTCTGGCTTCTCTTTGAGTACCCAGAGAGCTCGGGGCCTGCCCGGGGCATAGCCATCGTCTCTGTGTTGGTCATTCTTATCTCCATCGTTATCTTTTGCCTGGAGACCTTACCCCAGTTCCGTGCAGAACCTCGAGGTGGAGGCAACAGTGGTGGTGTGAGCCGAGTCTCCCCAATTTCCAGGGGGAgtcaggaagaagaggaggatgaGGAGGATTCCTATAAATTTAATCCTGGCATCACCACTGGAGGTATGGTGGCAGGGGGATCGTCTTCACTAAGTACTCTTGGGGGCTCCTTCTTTACGGACCCCTTCTTTCTGGTGGAGACGCTGTGCATTGTTTGGTTCACCTTTGAGCTCCTGGTGCGTTTCTCCGCCTGCCCCAGCAAGCCAGCCTTCTTCCGCAACATCATGAACATCATTGACTTGGTGGCCATCTTCCCCTACTTCATCACCCTGGGCACCGAGCTGGTgcagcagcaggagcagcagccAGTGAGCGGCGGTGGAGGCCAGAATGGGCAGCAGGCCATGTCCCTGGCCATCCTCAGGGTGATCCGCCTGGTCCGGGTGTTCCGTATCTTCAAGCTCTCGCGCCACTCCAAGGGGCTGCAGATCCTGGGCAAGACCTTGCAGGCCTCCATGCGGGAGCTGGGCCTGctcatcttcttcctcttcat from Tamandua tetradactyla isolate mTamTet1 chromosome 7, mTamTet1.pri, whole genome shotgun sequence includes:
- the KCNA6 gene encoding potassium voltage-gated channel subfamily A member 6, producing the protein MRSEKSLTLAAPGEVRGPEGEQQDAGDFPETGGGGGCCSSERLVINISGLRFETQLRTLSLFPDTLLGDPGRRVRFFDPLRNEYFFDRNRPSFDAILYYYQSGGRLRRPVNVPLDIFLEEIRFYQLGDEALAAFREDEGCLPEGGEDEKPLPSQPFQRQVWLLFEYPESSGPARGIAIVSVLVILISIVIFCLETLPQFRAEPRGGGNSGGVSRVSPISRGSQEEEEDEEDSYKFNPGITTGGMVAGGSSSLSTLGGSFFTDPFFLVETLCIVWFTFELLVRFSACPSKPAFFRNIMNIIDLVAIFPYFITLGTELVQQQEQQPVSGGGGQNGQQAMSLAILRVIRLVRVFRIFKLSRHSKGLQILGKTLQASMRELGLLIFFLFIGVILFSSAVYFAEADDDDSLFPSIPDAFWWAVVTMTTVGYGDMYPMTVGGKIVGSLCAIAGVLTIALPVPVIVSNFNYFYHRETEQEEQGQYTHVTCGQPTPDLKAADNGLGKPDFSEAARERRPSYLPTPHRMYAEKRMLTEV